Genomic DNA from Amycolatopsis alba DSM 44262:
GATGATCGTGTACGGCAGGGCGAACATGCCCATGGCGCCGGCACTGAACATCAGCGCGGGGACGGCGACGAACGTGTACGCCGTGTAGAGGTCACCGCCGAGCAGGAACCAGGTGATCCACGAACCGAACTTGCGGCCGCCGAGACCCCATTCGTCCAGGTGGTCGAGAGTGTTGCCTGCCTTCCAACGCGAAGCGACGAAGCCGAGCACGGTGACCACCGCGAAGAGGAGCGTGAAGATGATCAGCTCCGGCCATTGGATGTTGGTCACTTGACGTCCCCCTCGTCGAGCTGGTCCACGGACAACCGGTCGGGACGCTCACTGGTCGGCTTGTCCTTGGTCATCACGTAGACGATCCCGGTGCACAGGACGCCGACGGCCACGAACACGAATTGGAACCAGTAGAAGAACGGCATCCCGAACAGCCGAGGGCCGTCCGCATTGAACAGCGACGTGATCAGCACCAGCAACGGGATGATCAGCAGGAGGTTCCAGGGACTGAACTGAAAGCCCCTCACCTTCCCGTCTGACTTACCTGACGCCATCGGACCTCACCTAACATTCCCGTAACCCCGGATGGACCCGATGACCCTAGAACCTCTTGCCCACCTGGGTCACGCCTGTCCGATATCGATTTGATCAGCGACGCCCCATACGACGAAGGGCGGTTGCCGTCC
This window encodes:
- a CDS encoding DUF3311 domain-containing protein; this translates as MASGKSDGKVRGFQFSPWNLLLIIPLLVLITSLFNADGPRLFGMPFFYWFQFVFVAVGVLCTGIVYVMTKDKPTSERPDRLSVDQLDEGDVK